ATCTCTAGCTTGGTAGTATGCGCAGCAATTCGTGAGTTGAGCCCACGGATTTCACCACACACTTACCAAACCGCCTACGATACTCTTTACGCCCAGTAAATCCGGATAACGCTTGCACCCTACGTATTACCGAGGCTTCTGGCACGTAGTTAGCAGGTGCTTATTCGTATGGTACCTTCAACTCCGCCAAAGACGAAACTTATTCCCATACAAAAGGAGTTTACAACCCGAAGGCCTTAATCCTCCACGCGGTGTCGCTGCGTCAGGCTTTCGCCCATTGCGCAAGATTCCCAGTTGCTGCCATCCGTAGATGTAGGAGCCGTGTCTCAGTCTCCTTGTGGGGGGCCACGCTCTCACGCCCCCTAGCCGTCATAGCCTTGGTAGGCCATTACCCTACCAACAAGCTGATAGCACACAGGCCACTCCTTTAGCGAGCAGTTACGCTCTTTACTCTTGCGAGCACATGCGGTATTAGCCCACCTTTCGGCAGGTTGTTCCCCACTAAAGGGTATGTTCCTATGTATTCCTCACCCGTCCGCCGCTGTCACCCCGAAGGGTTCTCGCTCGACTTGCATGCTTAAGGCACACCGCCAGCGTTCATCCTGAGCCAGGATCAAACTCTCAGTAAAAATTTTGGCCGTTATCGACCGAAATTACTTTAAATAAAGAATTAACGAGTACTATCTAAAAAAAGATAGTTGTTTCTTCCACATCTTACTCTCCCGTTTTAAAGATATAAGATGTGAGTTATTAATTTTTCAAAGAACGGCTTAATTTTGAATGAAAAAACCCACCAGTTTGGCGGGTTTTTAAGATTTAAAACGCGTAAACTGGTAAATAATCTCAATTCATATGTAAATTTTAGCTTTGTTATTGTATGCAAAATAAAGCTCAAAGTCAACAGAGAAACTAAGCTGAAATTACTCCTCCTCCTAAAACCAAATACTCTTCTCTGATTTTTTGATATAAGACACAGCTTTGACCTGAGGACACTCCAAACTCAGGTTTACTAAGCACAACTTTGTATCTCTGTTCTTTGGTTTCTAATGTTGCCGGAAGAAACTCTCCTGTATTCCTAATTTTTACCCATAATCCTTGATTCTTGATTCTTGATTCATCTGTACTCTTGATCCAATGTAAGTCTGTAATACTGAATTCAGTTTTCATCACTTCTTCTCTCTCTCCTACCACCACTATATTTTCCTCTGATTTGATTCCAATCACATATAATTTAGGTAAGCTAGCAAAATCAAACTTTTTAGTTTTTAGTTTTTCGCTTTTAGTTTTTAATCTCCAATTACCTCTTTTGCCAATAGTAAAAAACCAATAGCCTTCATGTTCACCTATTACCGTTCCATCAGCCAGTTGTACTTCTCCTTTTTTAGTTCCAAATCGCTCTTTAAGCATTTTGGAAACATCGATATCACCAATAAAACAAATACCCATAGAGTCTTTTTTGGCAGCCACAGGCAAATCAGCTTTAGATGCTAGTTTTCTAATTTCTGATTTTAAAAAAGTACCCAAAGGAAAAAGGATGTGTGGTAGTTGTTCCACTCTTAATCGATACAAAAAATATGACTGATCTTTATGAGTGTCTTTAGCAGAAAAAAGTCCATACATGTTTTCTTCAGAATTTTTAGCCTTCAATTGGTGGATCTTGGCATAGTGGCCTGTAGCCACAAAATCAGCTCTAGGCGACTTGCCCTGAGCTTGTCGAAGGGCCCAGTTATAAAACAGGCCAAATTTGATTTCACTGTTGCACAAAATGTCTGGGTTTGGGGTCCGCCCTGCCTCATACTCCTTGTAAAAATACTCAATGACTCTAGTCTTATACTCTTTGCGAAAATCTAAAACCTGAAAAGGGATTTCTAGTTTTAAGGCTACTTTCAGGGCATCTTTACGATTGGGGTCAGTGGCACAACCTGGCATATCCCAGCATTGCAGGTAAACTCCAGCTACTTGATAGCCTTGTTTCTTGAGTAAATAAGCAGTTGTAGCCGAATCAACTCCGCCTGATAAACCAACTATCACTTTATTTTTATTATGGGTCATAGATATATATTGCTATAGGATGTCTAGTATTTATTGATTGTACTACAAAGCTAATTTTTTATGTGATTAAATTGTGGAAAACTTCTAACTACTTTTCCACTGACTTTTAATCCGACTATCCTCTTGCTATAGTGTAAGTATAGCAATAAGTCTAATATAAAGGAGGAATATGGCTTTATCTCTACAACCAGGTGTTATTACTGGCAAAACTGTGCAAACCGTGTTTACCAACGCCCATGAACAAGGCTATGCCCTACCCGCTGCTAATGTGGTTGGCAGCAATAGTATCAATACTGTTTTAGAAGCAGCTGTCTCTGTAAATAGTCCAGCTATTATTCAATTTAGCCATGGTGGAGCTAGTTTCTTGGCTGGTAAAAGTATTGATAATAGCAATCATCAGGCTGCTATCCAAGGTGCTATTGCTGGAGCTACTTACATTCATCAGATGGCTCAGATTTATGGAGCTCGAGTTATGGTACATACCGATCATGCTGCCAAAAAACTCCTACCTTGGATTGATGGCCTACTTGAAGCTGGTAAAGTCTATTATGATAAACATGGCATACCTCTGTTTAGCTCCCATATGCTTGATTTGTCAGTTGAAACTTTACAAGATAATGTTGAAATTTGTAAACGGTATCTTGAGCAAATGAGTCAGATGGGAATGACCCTTGAGCTGGAAATTGGAGTTACGGGTGGTGAGGAAGATGGAGTTGACAATACTTCGGTTGACAATAAAGCTCTCTATACCCAACCAGAGGATATAGCGTATGCTTATGAGCAGTTACGTC
This genomic window from Candidatus Beckwithbacteria bacterium contains:
- the mnmA gene encoding tRNA 2-thiouridine(34) synthase MnmA, translating into MTHNKNKVIVGLSGGVDSATTAYLLKKQGYQVAGVYLQCWDMPGCATDPNRKDALKVALKLEIPFQVLDFRKEYKTRVIEYFYKEYEAGRTPNPDILCNSEIKFGLFYNWALRQAQGKSPRADFVATGHYAKIHQLKAKNSEENMYGLFSAKDTHKDQSYFLYRLRVEQLPHILFPLGTFLKSEIRKLASKADLPVAAKKDSMGICFIGDIDVSKMLKERFGTKKGEVQLADGTVIGEHEGYWFFTIGKRGNWRLKTKSEKLKTKKFDFASLPKLYVIGIKSEENIVVVGEREEVMKTEFSITDLHWIKSTDESRIKNQGLWVKIRNTGEFLPATLETKEQRYKVVLSKPEFGVSSGQSCVLYQKIREEYLVLGGGVISA
- the fbaA gene encoding class II fructose-bisphosphate aldolase, encoding MALSLQPGVITGKTVQTVFTNAHEQGYALPAANVVGSNSINTVLEAAVSVNSPAIIQFSHGGASFLAGKSIDNSNHQAAIQGAIAGATYIHQMAQIYGARVMVHTDHAAKKLLPWIDGLLEAGKVYYDKHGIPLFSSHMLDLSVETLQDNVEICKRYLEQMSQMGMTLELEIGVTGGEEDGVDNTSVDNKALYTQPEDIAYAYEQLRQISDQFTIAATFGNVHGVYKPGNVVLKPEILDNCQKHIQAKFTTPDKPVDFVFHGGSGSTQEEIAQAVSYGVVKMNLDTDLQWAFWAGIKDYYQQNEAYLQGQLGNPEGPDQPNKKYYDPRAWLRAGEESLKNRLLQAFESLNAVNRLA